The following proteins are encoded in a genomic region of Gossypium hirsutum isolate 1008001.06 chromosome D05, Gossypium_hirsutum_v2.1, whole genome shotgun sequence:
- the LOC107904147 gene encoding pleckstrin homology domain-containing protein 1 isoform X1, producing the protein MASLWRAATALTEKPNDYDGVQFWSNPERTGWLAKQGEYIKTWRRRWFVLKQGRLFWFKESSITRASRPRGVIPVATCLTVKGAEDILNKQYAFELSTREETMYLIADAEKEKEDWINSIGRSIVQHSRSVTDSEIVYYDNMR; encoded by the coding sequence ATGGCAAGCCTATGGCGAGCAGCGACGGCGCTGACGGAGAAACCGAACGACTACGACGGTGTTCAATTCTGGTCGAATCCCGAACGAACCGGCTGGTTAGCTAAACAAGGTGAGTACATAAAAACCTGGCGTCGCCGCTGGTTCGTGTTGAAACAAGGGAGGCTGTTCTGGTTCAAGGAATCATCAATCACACGCGCCTCTCGCCCGCGTGGTGTGATCCCAGTTGCTACCTGTTTAACCGTGAAGGGAGCCGAAGATATCTTGAACAAGCAGTACGCTTTTGAGCTTTCGACGAGGGAGGAGACCATGTACTTAATTGCCGATGCGGAGAAAGAAAAGGAGGATTGGATCAACTCCATCGGACGCTCCATAGTTCAGCACTCCAGGTCCGTTACGGATTCCGAGATAGTTTATTATGATAACATGCGTTGA
- the LOC107904147 gene encoding pleckstrin homology domain-containing protein 1 isoform X2, whose amino-acid sequence MASLWRAATALTEKPNDYDGVQFWSNPERTGWLAKQGEYIKTWRRRWFVLKQGRLFWFKESSITRASRPRGVIPVATCLTVKGAEDILNKQYAFELSTREETMYLIADAEKEKEDWINSIGRSIVQHSSLR is encoded by the exons ATGGCAAGCCTATGGCGAGCAGCGACGGCGCTGACGGAGAAACCGAACGACTACGACGGTGTTCAATTCTGGTCGAATCCCGAACGAACCGGCTGGTTAGCTAAACAAGGTGAGTACATAAAAACCTGGCGTCGCCGCTGGTTCGTGTTGAAACAAGGGAGGCTGTTCTGGTTCAAGGAATCATCAATCACACGCGCCTCTCGCCCGCGTGGTGTGATCCCAGTTGCTACCTGTTTAACCGTGAAGGGAGCCGAAGATATCTTGAACAAGCAGTACGCTTTTGAGCTTTCGACGAGGGAGGAGACCATGTACTTAATTGCCGATGCGGAGAAAGAAAAGGAGGATTGGATCAACTCCATCGGACGCTCCATAGTTCAGCACTCCAG CCTCCGCTAG
- the LOC121217370 gene encoding uncharacterized protein: MSGAQGALPKESKTATIYESVQGGENKSKTELRSKEDEGGIQVDRLEDKVKDPTGEGGPIFGFPSPNNDDNQDLGVTGTA, translated from the coding sequence ATGTCAGGGGCACAAGGAGCATTGCCCAAGGAGTCGAAGACGGCAACGATATATGAATCAGTACAAGGAGGAGAGAATAAGAGCAAAACGGAGCTGAGGTCCAAGGAGGATGAGGGTGGCATTCAGGTTGATAGGCTGGAGGACAAGGTGAAAGATCCTACTGGCGAAGGTGGCCCTATCTTTGGCTTTCCCTCTCCCAACAACGATGACAACCAAGACTTGGGCGTTACTGGCACAGCCTAG